From Chromatiales bacterium, one genomic window encodes:
- a CDS encoding DUF1499 domain-containing protein, which produces MKDALQLTPRKGSRLSMIGIWTAAIGIVFAIASGFGARAGFLSPFASMGTYALGSLLLLVAAITAGLGLIRSGGLRGATSRPIAWLALLAGLAVTANNGFVISQARGAPAIHDISTDTVTPPAFVRIAALRQADAANPSEYDGAETAAEQHRAFPDIQPLVVDQPADVVFAGAKEIVADKGWTLVDASEAEGRIEATAETGWVRFKDDVVIRIQPAASGTRVDVRSKSRVGRGDMGVNARRVRNYLDSLQARLAR; this is translated from the coding sequence ATGAAAGACGCTCTGCAGCTCACGCCGCGCAAAGGCTCCCGTCTGTCCATGATCGGCATCTGGACCGCTGCGATCGGCATCGTTTTCGCCATTGCCTCGGGCTTTGGTGCACGCGCCGGATTTCTCTCGCCGTTTGCCAGCATGGGGACCTATGCGCTCGGCAGCCTGCTGCTGCTTGTCGCCGCGATCACGGCCGGGCTCGGCCTGATCCGCAGCGGCGGTCTGCGCGGTGCCACATCGCGGCCGATCGCCTGGCTGGCCCTGCTGGCCGGGCTTGCTGTTACGGCAAACAATGGCTTCGTGATCAGTCAGGCGCGTGGTGCGCCGGCGATTCACGACATCAGCACGGATACGGTTACCCCGCCCGCCTTCGTCAGGATCGCAGCGCTCCGGCAAGCGGATGCAGCCAATCCCAGCGAGTACGACGGTGCCGAAACTGCAGCCGAGCAGCACCGCGCCTTCCCCGACATCCAGCCGCTGGTGGTCGATCAGCCTGCCGACGTGGTCTTTGCCGGCGCGAAGGAGATCGTCGCCGACAAGGGCTGGACTCTGGTCGATGCCAGCGAAGCGGAAGGCCGGATCGAGGCGACTGCAGAAACCGGCTGGGTACGTTTCAAGGACGACGTCGTGATCCGCATTCAGCCTGCGGCTTCCGGCACCCGGGTGGATGTGCGTTCCAAGTCGCGGGTCGGGCGCGGCGACATGGGGGTCAACGCCCGCCGTGTCCGCAACTACCTTGACTCCCTGCAGGCCCGCCTCGCCCGCTGA
- a CDS encoding MaoC family dehydratase — protein sequence MSRVVIKSAAEVKAFEGREVGVSDWITVDQDRINRFADATDDHQWIHVDVERAKREFPIGTTIAHGYLLVSLMPRLLDSIVVFEGIKRVINYGVNEVRFRNMVPAGKRVRMRTTLKSARQRAGGLQVILDNTIEIEGEVKPACTAEVLVLYFFED from the coding sequence ATGAGCCGGGTTGTCATAAAGAGCGCAGCGGAGGTCAAGGCCTTTGAGGGTCGTGAGGTCGGTGTTTCGGACTGGATCACCGTCGATCAGGACCGCATCAACCGCTTTGCGGATGCGACTGACGATCACCAGTGGATCCATGTGGATGTCGAGCGCGCGAAACGGGAATTCCCCATCGGTACGACCATCGCACACGGCTATCTGCTGGTATCGTTGATGCCCCGGCTGCTGGACAGCATCGTTGTGTTCGAAGGGATCAAGCGCGTCATCAATTACGGGGTCAACGAGGTACGCTTCCGGAACATGGTGCCGGCCGGCAAGCGCGTACGCATGCGCACCACGCTGAAATCCGCACGGCAGCGAGCCGGAGGCCTGCAGGTCATTCTCGACAACACGATCGAGATCGAGGGTGAAGTGAAACCGGCCTGTACGGCCGAGGTGCTGGTCCTCTACTTCTTCGAGGACTAG
- a CDS encoding GTP cyclohydrolase I produces MATSRKKSPTTPKPSREDAEAAVRTLLAWVGEDPARRGLQKTPARFIGAYEDWFAGYKVDPYALLGTSFHQVEHYDRIVALTHIDFESHCEHHVAPVIGRAHVAYLPDRRLAGISKLVRVVEAFTRRMIVQEKLTADIARCFQQVLEPRGVAVIIEAQHHCMTTRGVHRDNVRMTTSEMLGAFRDDDRIRAEFFGAIARRER; encoded by the coding sequence ATGGCCACCAGCCGCAAGAAGAGCCCGACGACACCTAAGCCGAGCCGCGAAGATGCCGAGGCCGCGGTGCGTACCTTGCTGGCCTGGGTCGGCGAGGATCCGGCCCGGCGCGGCCTGCAAAAGACGCCAGCGCGTTTTATTGGCGCCTACGAAGACTGGTTTGCCGGCTACAAGGTCGACCCCTATGCGCTGCTTGGTACTTCATTTCACCAGGTCGAGCACTACGACCGCATCGTTGCCCTCACGCATATCGATTTCGAATCCCACTGCGAGCACCATGTGGCGCCGGTTATCGGTCGTGCACACGTGGCCTATCTGCCGGACCGGCGGCTGGCCGGTATCAGCAAGCTGGTGCGGGTCGTGGAGGCCTTTACCCGGCGCATGATCGTGCAGGAAAAGCTCACTGCCGACATCGCGCGCTGTTTCCAGCAGGTGCTCGAGCCGCGCGGGGTGGCTGTGATCATAGAGGCACAGCACCATTGCATGACCACGCGCGGTGTACACCGGGACAATGTGCGCATGACGACCAGCGAAATGCTGGGTGCATTCAGGGACGACGATCGTATCCGTGCCGAATTCTTCGGTGCCATCGCGCGTCGTGAACGTTGA
- a CDS encoding NTP transferase domain-containing protein, with protein MEPGGEPPPLRGLVLAGGRSVRMGRDKAGILIEGTTLLERTVALLDGCVTSVRVSVRADQVDDQLRRQFPLLPDAGTGLGPVNGLRAAHLEDPAAAWLVLACDMPGLDRRVIEALVAARDPARAATSWRSPVTGLPEPLCAIWEPATLARLASLVAAAGRPVSPRAVLAESDTLLLDAPWPVALLNLNTPAELDRYRKERHGHQPQEEPDDT; from the coding sequence ATGGAGCCCGGCGGCGAGCCACCGCCCTTGCGCGGGCTGGTGCTGGCGGGCGGGCGCAGTGTGCGCATGGGCCGTGACAAGGCGGGGATCCTCATCGAAGGCACCACACTGCTCGAGCGGACCGTCGCGCTGCTCGACGGTTGTGTGACCAGTGTGCGCGTATCGGTGCGGGCTGATCAGGTTGATGATCAGCTGCGGCGGCAATTCCCGCTGCTGCCGGACGCAGGCACCGGCCTCGGTCCGGTCAACGGTCTGCGCGCTGCGCATCTGGAGGATCCGGCTGCAGCCTGGCTGGTGCTTGCCTGTGACATGCCTGGTCTTGACCGGCGGGTCATTGAGGCGCTGGTCGCCGCGCGCGACCCGGCGCGGGCGGCGACCAGCTGGCGCAGTCCCGTGACCGGCCTGCCTGAGCCGTTGTGCGCGATCTGGGAACCCGCTACGCTGGCGCGCCTCGCCAGCCTCGTTGCCGCCGCCGGGCGTCCTGTCAGCCCGCGTGCCGTGCTGGCGGAGAGTGACACCCTGTTGCTGGACGCACCGTGGCCTGTCGCGCTGCTCAACCTGAATACGCCTGCTGAACTGGATCGATACCGGAAAGAGAGACATGGCCACCAGCCGCAAGAAGAGCCCGACGACACCTAA
- the moaC gene encoding cyclic pyranopterin monophosphate synthase MoaC produces MLSHVDDKNQPTMVDVSGKAVTRRTAHARARVLLPPVVRAAFAGGDIQTPKGPVFQTAIIAGTMGAKRTSELIPFCHPIGLDSCRIEIGLDQGGDVIIDCTTRVEHRTGVEMEALTGAGVAALTVYDMCKALSHEIVIAEIRLITKTGGKSDFSAAGSS; encoded by the coding sequence ATGCTGTCCCATGTGGATGACAAGAATCAGCCCACCATGGTGGATGTGAGCGGCAAGGCCGTGACACGCCGCACTGCACATGCGCGGGCTCGGGTGCTGCTCCCGCCGGTCGTCCGTGCAGCCTTTGCGGGCGGCGATATCCAGACGCCCAAGGGGCCGGTATTCCAGACCGCGATCATCGCCGGCACGATGGGCGCCAAGCGTACCAGCGAGCTGATTCCCTTCTGCCATCCGATCGGGCTCGATTCCTGCCGTATCGAGATTGGCCTGGACCAGGGTGGTGACGTCATCATCGATTGCACGACACGCGTTGAACACCGCACCGGCGTCGAGATGGAAGCGCTCACCGGTGCCGGCGTCGCCGCGCTCACCGTCTACGACATGTGCAAGGCCTTGTCGCATGAGATCGTGATCGCCGAGATCAGGCTCATCACCAAGACCGGCGGCAAGAGTGACTTCAGCGCCGCCGGATCATCCTGA
- the leuC gene encoding 3-isopropylmalate dehydratase large subunit, translating to MGQTIIDKLWAEHTVADLGDGATLLYIDRIFLHERTGSVALKGLEAAGHSVRHPEQVFCTMDHIVDTTPGRTDDTRMPGGREFITSTRASAIAAGIHLFDLGDDRQGIVHVVSPEQGIALPGVTLVCPDSHTCTLGGLGALAWGIGSTEAEHALATKTLAVRKPRNMRIRFEGELGPGVYAKDLILHLISRYGASGGTGYAIEFAGAAIRALPIEARFTLCNMAVEFGAWTGIVAPDESTFEYVRGRPFAPGPETWDKAVAHWRTLASDPDATFDREIEIDCNMLGPHITWGTSPQHGGSIGDAVPDPAAEADNNRRQSMQRALEYMGLEPGTSLEGLPISAAFIGSCTNSRISDLREAARLLRGHKVAAGVKAICVPGSSQVKKAAEAEGLDRIFRDAGFEWRESGCSMCFYAGGESFGLEERVVSSTNRNFENRQGPRTRTHLASPATVVASAIAGSLADVRKLKGG from the coding sequence ATGGGTCAGACCATCATCGACAAACTGTGGGCGGAGCATACGGTCGCTGATCTGGGCGATGGCGCCACCCTGCTCTACATCGACCGCATCTTCCTGCACGAGCGCACCGGCAGCGTGGCGCTCAAGGGCCTGGAAGCCGCGGGGCATTCGGTGCGCCACCCAGAACAGGTGTTCTGCACCATGGACCACATCGTCGATACCACCCCCGGGCGCACCGACGACACGCGCATGCCGGGCGGCCGCGAATTCATCACCAGCACCCGCGCTTCGGCCATCGCCGCGGGCATCCATCTCTTCGATCTGGGCGATGACCGCCAGGGCATCGTGCATGTGGTGTCGCCTGAACAGGGCATTGCCCTGCCCGGCGTGACGCTGGTCTGCCCGGACAGTCACACCTGCACGCTCGGCGGTCTGGGCGCACTGGCGTGGGGCATCGGCTCCACCGAAGCCGAGCATGCGCTGGCCACCAAGACACTGGCCGTACGCAAGCCGCGCAACATGCGTATCCGCTTTGAGGGCGAACTCGGTCCGGGTGTCTATGCGAAGGACCTGATCCTGCACCTCATCAGTCGCTACGGTGCTTCAGGCGGCACCGGTTATGCGATCGAATTCGCCGGCGCTGCGATACGCGCGCTGCCGATCGAAGCCCGCTTTACCCTCTGCAACATGGCCGTCGAGTTTGGCGCATGGACCGGTATCGTGGCGCCAGACGAAAGCACCTTCGAATATGTGCGTGGCCGGCCTTTTGCACCGGGACCTGAAACCTGGGACAAGGCGGTCGCTCACTGGCGCACGCTGGCCAGCGATCCGGACGCGACTTTCGACCGCGAGATCGAGATCGACTGCAACATGCTTGGCCCGCACATCACCTGGGGCACCAGCCCGCAGCATGGCGGCAGCATCGGCGACGCAGTGCCGGACCCGGCCGCCGAGGCCGACAACAACCGGCGTCAGTCCATGCAGCGCGCACTCGAATACATGGGCCTTGAACCCGGCACCTCGCTCGAGGGCCTGCCGATCAGTGCTGCCTTTATCGGTTCCTGCACCAACAGCCGCATCAGCGACCTGCGCGAAGCCGCCCGCCTTCTGCGCGGCCACAAGGTCGCCGCTGGCGTGAAGGCGATCTGCGTACCCGGTTCCAGCCAGGTCAAGAAAGCCGCCGAGGCAGAAGGGCTCGACAGGATTTTCCGGGACGCCGGTTTCGAGTGGCGCGAGTCCGGCTGTTCGATGTGCTTCTACGCCGGCGGCGAGAGCTTCGGTCTCGAGGAGCGCGTGGTCTCCAGCACCAACCGCAATTTCGAGAACCGCCAGGGCCCGCGCACGCGCACCCATCTGGCCAGCCCGGCGACCGTGGTCGCCTCGGCGATCGCGGGTTCGCTCGCCGACGTACGCAAGCTGAAGGGGGGCTGA
- the leuD gene encoding 3-isopropylmalate dehydratase small subunit, with product MEKFTRLTAIAAPLLRINIDTDAIIPSREMKRVSKVGLSEGLFAGWRYQSPGSRAENPDFILNREPYRRAQILLSGLNFGCGSSREHAVWALHEWGIRAIIAPSFGSIFHGNCVRNGIVPVILDNAVVEALARKVEADPEKIRITVDLTTCTVSIPDGGAWSFSIPEADREMLLEGLDSIAVTLKRDAEILAYRERDRSRRPWIYLPERTQPGQ from the coding sequence ATGGAGAAGTTCACGCGACTCACCGCCATCGCCGCACCCCTGTTGCGCATCAATATCGATACCGACGCAATCATCCCCAGCCGGGAAATGAAGCGCGTCTCGAAAGTCGGCCTCTCGGAAGGGCTGTTCGCCGGCTGGCGCTATCAGAGCCCGGGCAGCCGCGCTGAAAACCCGGATTTCATCCTCAACCGGGAGCCCTACCGCAGGGCGCAGATCCTGCTTTCAGGCCTCAACTTCGGCTGCGGCTCATCCCGCGAACATGCCGTGTGGGCGCTGCACGAATGGGGCATCCGCGCCATCATCGCGCCGAGCTTCGGCTCCATCTTTCATGGCAACTGCGTACGCAATGGCATCGTGCCGGTGATTCTCGACAACGCCGTTGTCGAGGCCCTGGCACGAAAGGTTGAAGCAGACCCGGAGAAAATCCGGATCACGGTGGACCTGACGACCTGTACCGTCTCCATACCCGACGGTGGCGCGTGGTCCTTCAGCATCCCGGAGGCCGATCGGGAAATGCTGCTGGAAGGCCTCGACTCCATCGCCGTCACGCTGAAGCGCGACGCAGAGATCCTCGCCTATCGCGAACGCGACCGGTCACGCCGGCCGTGGATCTATCTGCCCGAACGCACTCAGCCGGGACAGTAA
- a CDS encoding bifunctional acetate--CoA ligase family protein/GNAT family N-acetyltransferase yields MSIRHLDQLFDPASVAVFGASQRPASVGATVWRNLHADGFKGRIFAVNPKYREFDGVPVFAQAGDLPEVPDLALICTPPAVVPGLIAGLGKLGVRAAVVLSAGLDAGQKQAMLDAARPHLLRILGPNCIGMLSPHIGLNASFAHIDALPGELAFITQSGALMTAMLDWARSRRIGFSHLVSLGEHADVDFGDMLDYLSTDPRTRAILLYIESVEAARKFMSAARGAARNKPVIVVKSGRSAQGQRAAASHTGALAGSDLVYDAAIARAGMLRVDTMQQLFLAAETLARFRDNVGEQLAILTNGGGAGVMAADHAAHLGVDLCELTPATVARLDAQMPANWSRGNPVDIIGDAPAERYVQALEALNADPGAGAVLFMHAPTAIVPSADIARALVPLASQSPPRVMGCWMGDESVAEARTIFQAADIAGYETPEQAVRAFSMLTTYRRNQAQLIEAAPVRPPGVPAADFDAVDELFRKVLDSGRDMLTEPEAKAVLSAYAIPVVATRSVAADPADAAQAAISIGFPVALKILSEDISHKSDVGGVALDLADPGDVERSATAMLQRVRRLRPAARIEGFTVQAMIRRAHAQELIVGASIDNAFGPVILFGQGGTAVEVLADRAIALPPLNQPLARALVARTRVARLLTGFRDTPPADLHAVYAVLMAVSQLLADNASIAEIDINPLIVNHEGAIALDARIRLSAAAPAGALNFAIRPYPAHLIESLDWKGRALTLRPIRPEDEAQHLEFLAHLDPEDVRQRVFYSKRSIERSELARLTQIDYAREMAFIAVAPRPDGREQTLGVVRATADPDNCEAEFGIIVRSELKGEGLGELLMDKLIRTLRAQGTRELVASVLPENTRMLELARALGFREDPVRTRPGFRVIRKEL; encoded by the coding sequence ATGAGTATCCGTCACCTCGATCAGTTGTTTGATCCCGCGTCGGTCGCCGTGTTCGGTGCCTCGCAGCGACCGGCCAGCGTTGGCGCTACCGTCTGGCGCAACCTCCATGCGGATGGCTTCAAGGGCCGCATTTTTGCCGTCAATCCGAAATACCGGGAGTTCGACGGTGTACCTGTTTTTGCGCAGGCAGGCGATCTCCCGGAAGTTCCGGATCTCGCGCTGATCTGTACACCGCCTGCCGTGGTTCCCGGGTTGATTGCCGGGCTCGGCAAACTCGGTGTACGCGCTGCCGTGGTTCTCAGCGCGGGGCTCGATGCCGGGCAGAAACAGGCCATGCTGGATGCGGCACGCCCGCACCTGCTGCGGATCCTGGGGCCAAACTGCATAGGCATGTTGTCACCGCACATCGGTCTGAATGCCAGCTTTGCCCATATCGATGCCTTGCCGGGTGAACTGGCCTTCATCACCCAGTCCGGCGCGCTGATGACCGCCATGCTTGACTGGGCGCGATCGCGCCGCATTGGCTTTTCCCATCTGGTCTCGCTCGGTGAGCACGCCGATGTGGATTTCGGCGACATGCTCGACTACCTCTCGACCGATCCCCGCACGCGAGCGATCCTGCTCTATATCGAGTCGGTTGAGGCAGCCCGCAAGTTCATGTCGGCGGCGCGAGGGGCGGCGCGCAACAAGCCGGTTATTGTCGTCAAGTCCGGACGTTCGGCGCAGGGGCAGCGCGCCGCTGCTTCCCATACTGGTGCGCTCGCAGGCTCGGATCTCGTATATGACGCTGCCATCGCACGCGCCGGCATGTTGCGTGTCGATACCATGCAGCAGTTGTTTCTCGCGGCCGAAACGCTGGCGCGGTTCCGGGACAACGTCGGTGAGCAACTGGCGATCCTGACCAACGGGGGTGGCGCTGGCGTCATGGCTGCCGACCATGCCGCCCACCTGGGTGTGGACCTGTGCGAACTGACTCCCGCGACTGTGGCCAGGCTTGACGCGCAGATGCCGGCCAACTGGTCGCGCGGCAACCCGGTAGACATCATCGGTGATGCACCGGCGGAGCGCTATGTCCAGGCACTGGAGGCGCTCAATGCCGACCCTGGTGCGGGAGCGGTGCTGTTCATGCATGCGCCGACTGCGATCGTGCCAAGTGCCGATATTGCGCGGGCGCTCGTGCCGCTGGCCAGCCAGTCCCCGCCGCGCGTGATGGGCTGCTGGATGGGTGACGAGTCGGTTGCGGAAGCGCGCACGATTTTCCAGGCAGCAGACATCGCCGGCTACGAGACACCGGAACAGGCCGTGCGCGCTTTCTCGATGCTCACGACCTACAGGCGCAATCAGGCCCAGCTGATCGAGGCTGCACCGGTACGGCCGCCAGGCGTGCCGGCAGCGGACTTCGATGCTGTCGATGAATTGTTCAGGAAGGTTCTGGACAGTGGGCGTGACATGCTCACCGAACCGGAGGCCAAGGCGGTACTTTCGGCTTACGCAATTCCTGTCGTCGCGACGCGCAGCGTGGCGGCCGATCCGGCTGATGCCGCGCAGGCTGCTATCTCCATTGGCTTTCCGGTCGCGCTGAAGATCCTGAGCGAGGACATCTCGCACAAGTCCGATGTGGGTGGCGTCGCGCTCGATCTGGCCGATCCCGGGGATGTAGAGCGCAGCGCCACCGCGATGCTTCAGCGGGTACGCCGTCTGCGGCCAGCGGCGCGGATCGAGGGATTCACGGTGCAGGCGATGATCCGCCGTGCACATGCCCAGGAGTTGATCGTCGGTGCGAGCATCGACAACGCTTTCGGTCCGGTGATCCTGTTTGGTCAGGGTGGCACTGCTGTCGAGGTGCTGGCTGACCGGGCAATTGCGCTTCCGCCGCTGAACCAGCCACTGGCACGCGCATTGGTCGCGCGTACCCGTGTTGCCCGGCTGCTCACGGGCTTTCGCGATACCCCGCCGGCTGACCTGCATGCCGTGTATGCGGTCCTGATGGCCGTCTCGCAGTTGCTCGCCGACAATGCCTCGATTGCCGAGATCGACATCAATCCGCTGATCGTCAATCACGAAGGTGCGATTGCGCTGGATGCCCGCATCCGGCTCAGCGCGGCGGCACCGGCGGGCGCGCTGAATTTCGCGATCCGCCCCTATCCGGCGCATCTGATCGAGTCGCTGGACTGGAAAGGGCGTGCGCTCACGCTGCGCCCGATCCGTCCTGAAGACGAGGCGCAGCACCTCGAGTTCCTCGCACATCTGGATCCCGAGGATGTGCGCCAGCGTGTCTTCTACAGCAAGCGCAGCATTGAACGCAGCGAGCTCGCCCGGCTGACGCAGATCGATTACGCCCGCGAAATGGCATTCATTGCCGTGGCGCCCCGGCCGGACGGTCGGGAGCAGACCCTCGGCGTGGTGCGCGCCACGGCTGACCCGGATAACTGCGAGGCCGAATTCGGCATCATCGTGCGTTCCGAACTCAAGGGTGAAGGACTCGGCGAACTGCTGATGGACAAGCTGATCCGGACCTTGCGCGCGCAGGGTACCCGGGAGCTGGTCGCAAGCGTGCTGCCGGAAAACACGCGGATGCTTGAACTTGCGCGCGCACTGGGTTTTCGCGAGGACCCCGTGCGCACGAGGCCGGGTTTCCGCGTTATCCGGAAGGAACTGTGA
- a CDS encoding dodecin domain-containing protein → MTVAKITELTSTSRKSFEDAITNGIKRATKTLDNVSGAWIQDQEVVIEKGSIVEYRVRMRVTFVLK, encoded by the coding sequence ATGACCGTTGCCAAGATCACGGAACTCACGAGCACCTCCCGGAAGAGCTTCGAGGATGCGATCACAAACGGCATCAAGCGGGCGACAAAGACCCTGGACAATGTCTCCGGTGCCTGGATACAGGATCAGGAAGTGGTTATCGAGAAGGGCAGCATCGTCGAATACCGCGTACGCATGCGCGTGACCTTCGTTCTGAAGTAG
- a CDS encoding neutral zinc metallopeptidase produces the protein MRWERGRRSSNIEDRRTGGMRTGLVGGGGLLTLALVLAAIYFGVDPSLLLQDMPAGSDTSVSAEAPSGSPEASDTMRDFVSVVLADTEDTWQALFTAANRRYQEPSLVLFSGQVRSACGMATAAVGPFYCPGDSKVYIDLAFFADLHDRFNAPGDFAEAYVIAHEVGHHVQNLLGTSAKVQRAREGRDDAEGNALSVRLELQADCFAGIWAYHADRSRQLLETGDIDEGLAAASAIGDDRLQMQSRGYVSPDSFTHGSAEQRVRWFSKGYASGQPGSCDTFSAPLL, from the coding sequence GTGCGCTGGGAGCGAGGTCGGCGAAGCAGCAACATCGAAGACCGGCGGACCGGCGGTATGCGCACAGGTCTGGTCGGCGGCGGCGGGCTGCTGACACTGGCGCTGGTGCTGGCCGCAATCTACTTCGGGGTTGACCCGTCCCTGCTGCTGCAGGACATGCCGGCCGGCAGCGACACTTCGGTCAGCGCGGAGGCGCCCTCCGGCAGTCCGGAGGCTTCCGACACGATGCGCGATTTCGTCTCGGTGGTGCTGGCCGATACCGAGGATACCTGGCAGGCGTTGTTCACTGCAGCAAACCGCCGCTATCAGGAACCGTCCCTCGTGCTGTTTTCTGGCCAGGTGCGTTCCGCCTGTGGCATGGCTACGGCTGCGGTCGGGCCGTTTTATTGTCCAGGTGACAGCAAGGTCTATATCGATCTGGCCTTCTTTGCGGATCTGCATGACCGTTTCAACGCGCCCGGTGATTTTGCCGAGGCCTATGTGATTGCCCACGAGGTCGGCCACCACGTGCAGAATCTCCTCGGTACCTCGGCAAAGGTACAAAGAGCGCGGGAGGGCCGGGACGACGCCGAGGGGAACGCCCTGTCGGTCCGGCTCGAGTTGCAGGCCGACTGTTTCGCCGGAATCTGGGCATACCACGCCGATCGCAGCCGGCAGCTGCTGGAGACCGGTGATATCGACGAGGGCCTGGCTGCGGCGAGCGCCATCGGTGACGACCGACTGCAGATGCAGTCGCGCGGCTATGTCAGTCCGGATTCGTTTACGCACGGCAGCGCGGAACAGCGGGTACGCTGGTTCAGCAAAGGCTATGCAAGCGGACAGCCCGGCAGCTGCGATACGTTCTCGGCGCCTTTGCTGTAA
- a CDS encoding DUF2784 domain-containing protein, with protein MTYRLLADLVLAAHIALVVFVVGGLALVVIGNRRSWHWVNELWFRLMHLAAIATIIAESWLGLNCPLTTLEIWLRTKARTTTYSSGFIEHWLQQLLYYDAPPWVFTTGYTLFGLLVVATWWFFPPDRRR; from the coding sequence ATGACCTACCGGTTACTCGCAGATCTGGTGCTTGCCGCCCATATCGCGCTTGTGGTGTTTGTCGTCGGGGGACTTGCACTGGTTGTCATCGGTAACCGGCGCAGCTGGCACTGGGTCAACGAGCTGTGGTTCAGGCTGATGCACCTGGCTGCGATCGCCACCATCATCGCGGAAAGCTGGCTGGGCCTGAACTGCCCTCTCACGACCCTGGAGATATGGCTGCGAACCAAAGCCCGGACCACCACCTACAGCAGCGGTTTCATCGAACACTGGCTGCAGCAACTCCTGTACTACGACGCGCCGCCGTGGGTATTTACGACCGGCTATACGCTGTTCGGCCTGCTCGTCGTGGCAACGTGGTGGTTCTTTCCGCCCGACCGGCGGCGATGA
- the ccoN gene encoding cytochrome-c oxidase, cbb3-type subunit I, which translates to MDKSNTYNDVVVRQFSIMTVVWGVVGMLVGVIIAAQLMWPELNFDLPWTTFSRLRPLHTNAVIFAFGGSALFAASYYVVQRTCHVRLYAGWLATFTFWGWNLVIVLAAITLPLGMTQGKEYAELIWPIDVLITVVWVAYGVVFFGTLAKRRVQHIYVANWFFAAYIITIAILHVVNSLAIPVTLSLSYPIYAGIVDAMVQWWYGHNAVGFFLTAGFLGIMYYFVPKQAGRPVYSYRLSVVHFWALIATYMWAGPHHLHYTSLPDWAQSVGMVFSLVLLAPSWGGMINGIMTLSGAWDKLRTDPVLKFLIVSLSFYGMSTFEGPMMSIKTVNALSHYTDWTIGHVHSGALGWVAMVTFGCMYALIPRVYGRTGMYSTKAIDLHFWIATIGIVLYVASMWIAGVMQGLMWRAVNSDGTLTFTFIESLKATYPYYAARLTGGVMFLSGALIMAWNTWKTVVTSEQRVVQPVLDPA; encoded by the coding sequence ATGGACAAATCAAACACGTATAACGACGTCGTCGTCCGGCAGTTCTCCATCATGACGGTGGTCTGGGGTGTGGTCGGCATGCTAGTCGGCGTGATCATCGCCGCCCAGTTGATGTGGCCGGAGCTGAACTTCGACCTGCCGTGGACCACTTTCAGCCGGTTGCGGCCACTGCATACCAATGCGGTGATCTTTGCCTTCGGCGGCTCCGCACTCTTCGCCGCGTCCTACTACGTCGTGCAGCGCACCTGCCACGTGCGCCTGTATGCCGGATGGCTGGCGACATTCACCTTCTGGGGCTGGAACCTGGTCATCGTGCTGGCCGCCATCACCCTGCCGCTGGGCATGACCCAGGGCAAGGAATACGCCGAACTGATCTGGCCCATCGATGTACTGATCACCGTGGTGTGGGTTGCGTATGGCGTGGTGTTCTTCGGTACGCTGGCCAAGCGACGCGTACAGCACATCTATGTGGCGAACTGGTTCTTCGCTGCCTACATCATCACCATCGCAATCCTGCATGTCGTCAACTCGCTCGCGATCCCGGTAACGCTGAGCCTGTCGTACCCGATCTATGCCGGTATCGTCGATGCGATGGTGCAATGGTGGTATGGCCACAATGCGGTGGGCTTTTTCCTCACGGCAGGCTTCCTCGGCATCATGTATTACTTCGTGCCGAAGCAGGCTGGCCGCCCGGTGTACTCCTACCGGCTGTCAGTCGTGCACTTCTGGGCCCTGATCGCCACCTACATGTGGGCAGGACCGCACCACCTGCACTACACGAGCCTGCCCGACTGGGCCCAGTCGGTAGGCATGGTCTTCTCGCTGGTGCTGCTGGCGCCGTCATGGGGCGGCATGATCAACGGCATCATGACGCTGTCCGGTGCCTGGGACAAACTGCGCACCGACCCGGTCCTCAAGTTCCTGATCGTCTCGCTGTCCTTCTACGGCATGTCGACCTTTGAAGGGCCGATGATGTCGATCAAGACTGTCAATGCCCTGTCGCACTATACGGACTGGACCATCGGCCACGTGCATTCCGGTGCGCTCGGCTGGGTAGCAATGGTCACCTTCGGCTGCATGTACGCGCTGATCCCGCGCGTCTATGGCCGCACAGGCATGTACAGCACCAAAGCAATCGACCTGCACTTCTGGATCGCCACCATCGGCATCGTGCTGTATGTGGCTTCGATGTGGATTGCCGGCGTGATGCAGGGACTGATGTGGCGCGCGGTCAACAGCGACGGCACCCTGACCTTCACCTTCATCGAGAGCCTGAAGGCCACCTATCCATACTATGCAGCACGACTGACGGGTGGCGTGATGTTCCTCAGCGGCGCCCTGATCATGGCCTGGAACACATGGAAGACAGTGGTCACCAGCGAACAACGCGTCGTACAGCCCGTCCTGGATCCGGCCTGA